A single region of the Gasterosteus aculeatus chromosome 1, fGasAcu3.hap1.1, whole genome shotgun sequence genome encodes:
- the LOC120816606 gene encoding gap junction beta-2 protein isoform X8, which yields MHQEKQLDRKVCRFLGMSWPALYSQLVGGNRHSTSLGKIWLSVLFIFRVMVLVVAAESVWGDEQSDFTCNTLQPGCENVCYDQFFPVSHIRLWCLQLVFVSTPTLLVAMHVAYRNHSDKKRLLQGSGRAGFLTSKGQEEDLETLRRRRLPIAGALWWTYACSLVCRLLFEGGFMYALYVVYDGFQMPRLVQCDQWPCPNLVDCFISRPTEKTIFTVFMATASSICMVLNMAELAYLVAKAVTR from the exons ATGCATCAGGA GAAACAACTTGACCGCAAG GTTTGCCGTTTCCTCGGGATGTCTTGGCCGGCTCTGTACTCTCAGTTGGTCGGGGGGAACCGACACTCCACCAGCTTGGGTAAAATCTGGCTCTCGGTGCTCTTCATTTTCCGGGTCATGGTGCTGGTTGTCGCTGCTGAGAGCGTCTGGGGGGACGAACAGTCTGACTTCACTTGCAACACACTACAG CCTGGCTGTGAAAACGTCTGCTACGACCAGTTCTTCCCTGTCTCCCACATCCGTCTATGGTGTCTCCAGCTTGTCTTTGTCTCCACGCCAACACTCCTGGTTGCAATGCATGTGGCCTATCGGAACCACAGTGACAAAAAGAGGCTCCTACAG GGTTCAGGTAGAGCGGGTTTCCTCACCAGCAAAGGCCAGGAGGAAGACCTGGAGACTCTGAGGAGAAGGAGACTCCCAATAGCTGGCGCCCTCTGGTGGACGTACGCCTGCAGCCTGGTGTGCAGGTTACTGTTTGAAGGAGGCTTCAT GTATGCCCTGTACGTGGTGTATGACGGGTTCCAGATGCCTCGCTTGGTGCAGTGTGACCAGTGGCCGTGTCCAAACCTGGTGGACTGCTTCATCTCTCGCCCCACCGAGAAAACCATCTTCACCGTCTTCATGGCCACCGCCTCCTCTATCTGCATGGTCCTTAACATGGCGGAACTTGCATATCTTGTTGCCAAGGCTGTCACTAGGTAG
- the LOC120816606 gene encoding gap junction beta-2 protein isoform X9: protein MHQEKQLDRKVCRFLGMSWPALYSQLVGGNRHSTSLGKIWLSVLFIFRVMVLVVAAESVWGDEQSDFTCNTLQPGCENVCYDQFFPVSHIRLWCLQLVFVSTPTLLVAMHVAYRNHSDKKRLLQGSGRAGFLTSKGQEEDLETLRRRRLPIAGALWWTYACSLVCRYALYVVYDGFQMPRLVQCDQWPCPNLVDCFISRPTEKTIFTVFMATASSICMVLNMAELAYLVAKAVTR, encoded by the exons ATGCATCAGGA GAAACAACTTGACCGCAAG GTTTGCCGTTTCCTCGGGATGTCTTGGCCGGCTCTGTACTCTCAGTTGGTCGGGGGGAACCGACACTCCACCAGCTTGGGTAAAATCTGGCTCTCGGTGCTCTTCATTTTCCGGGTCATGGTGCTGGTTGTCGCTGCTGAGAGCGTCTGGGGGGACGAACAGTCTGACTTCACTTGCAACACACTACAG CCTGGCTGTGAAAACGTCTGCTACGACCAGTTCTTCCCTGTCTCCCACATCCGTCTATGGTGTCTCCAGCTTGTCTTTGTCTCCACGCCAACACTCCTGGTTGCAATGCATGTGGCCTATCGGAACCACAGTGACAAAAAGAGGCTCCTACAG GGTTCAGGTAGAGCGGGTTTCCTCACCAGCAAAGGCCAGGAGGAAGACCTGGAGACTCTGAGGAGAAGGAGACTCCCAATAGCTGGCGCCCTCTGGTGGACGTACGCCTGCAGCCTGGTGTGCAG GTATGCCCTGTACGTGGTGTATGACGGGTTCCAGATGCCTCGCTTGGTGCAGTGTGACCAGTGGCCGTGTCCAAACCTGGTGGACTGCTTCATCTCTCGCCCCACCGAGAAAACCATCTTCACCGTCTTCATGGCCACCGCCTCCTCTATCTGCATGGTCCTTAACATGGCGGAACTTGCATATCTTGTTGCCAAGGCTGTCACTAGGTAG
- the LOC120816606 gene encoding gap junction beta-2 protein isoform X3, protein MHQEKQLDRKTSLLFRRPSPLSSVATASPSEFPSVPLSDLCLKRKSALPPTAVVASVCRPPQVCRFLGMSWPALYSQLVGGNRHSTSLGKIWLSVLFIFRVMVLVVAAESVWGDEQSDFTCNTLQPGCENVCYDQFFPVSHIRLWCLQLVFVSTPTLLVAMHVAYRNHSDKKRLLQGSGRAGFLTSKGQEEDLETLRRRRLPIAGALWWTYACSLVCRLLFEGGFMYALYVVYDGFQMPRLVQCDQWPCPNLVDCFISRPTEKTIFTVFMATASSICMVLNMAELAYLVAKAVTSTLRSHQRKKCKKSGRERTHNKTTHVSLVST, encoded by the exons ATGCATCAGGA GAAACAACTTGACCGCAAG ACTTCTCTTTTGTTTCGTCGGCCCTCTCCGCTTTCATCTGTTGCCACTGCCTCCCCTTCTGAATTTCCCTCTGTGCCGCTGTCAGATCTGTGTCTCAAAAGGAAATCCGCTCTTCCGCCGACAGCTGTTGTCGCATCAGTGTGTCGTCCTCCTCAGGTTTGCCGTTTCCTCGGGATGTCTTGGCCGGCTCTGTACTCTCAGTTGGTCGGGGGGAACCGACACTCCACCAGCTTGGGTAAAATCTGGCTCTCGGTGCTCTTCATTTTCCGGGTCATGGTGCTGGTTGTCGCTGCTGAGAGCGTCTGGGGGGACGAACAGTCTGACTTCACTTGCAACACACTACAG CCTGGCTGTGAAAACGTCTGCTACGACCAGTTCTTCCCTGTCTCCCACATCCGTCTATGGTGTCTCCAGCTTGTCTTTGTCTCCACGCCAACACTCCTGGTTGCAATGCATGTGGCCTATCGGAACCACAGTGACAAAAAGAGGCTCCTACAG GGTTCAGGTAGAGCGGGTTTCCTCACCAGCAAAGGCCAGGAGGAAGACCTGGAGACTCTGAGGAGAAGGAGACTCCCAATAGCTGGCGCCCTCTGGTGGACGTACGCCTGCAGCCTGGTGTGCAGGTTACTGTTTGAAGGAGGCTTCAT GTATGCCCTGTACGTGGTGTATGACGGGTTCCAGATGCCTCGCTTGGTGCAGTGTGACCAGTGGCCGTGTCCAAACCTGGTGGACTGCTTCATCTCTCGCCCCACCGAGAAAACCATCTTCACCGTCTTCATGGCCACCGCCTCCTCTATCTGCATGGTCCTTAACATGGCGGAACTTGCATATCTTGTTGCCAAGGCTGTCACTAG cactCTCCGTAGTCATCAGAGGAAGAAATGCAAAAAATCCGGCCGAGAGAGGACGCACAATAAGACTACCCACGTGTCACTTGTCTCAACCTGA
- the LOC120816606 gene encoding gap junction beta-2 protein isoform X6: MHQEKQLDRKVCRFLGMSWPALYSQLVGGNRHSTSLGKIWLSVLFIFRVMVLVVAAESVWGDEQSDFTCNTLQPGCENVCYDQFFPVSHIRLWCLQLVFVSTPTLLVAMHVAYRNHSDKKRLLQGSGRAGFLTSKGQEEDLETLRRRRLPIAGALWWTYACSLVCRLLFEGGFMYALYVVYDGFQMPRLVQCDQWPCPNLVDCFISRPTEKTIFTVFMATASSICMVLNMAELAYLVAKAVTSTLRSHQRKKCKKSGRERTHNKTTHVSLVST; the protein is encoded by the exons ATGCATCAGGA GAAACAACTTGACCGCAAG GTTTGCCGTTTCCTCGGGATGTCTTGGCCGGCTCTGTACTCTCAGTTGGTCGGGGGGAACCGACACTCCACCAGCTTGGGTAAAATCTGGCTCTCGGTGCTCTTCATTTTCCGGGTCATGGTGCTGGTTGTCGCTGCTGAGAGCGTCTGGGGGGACGAACAGTCTGACTTCACTTGCAACACACTACAG CCTGGCTGTGAAAACGTCTGCTACGACCAGTTCTTCCCTGTCTCCCACATCCGTCTATGGTGTCTCCAGCTTGTCTTTGTCTCCACGCCAACACTCCTGGTTGCAATGCATGTGGCCTATCGGAACCACAGTGACAAAAAGAGGCTCCTACAG GGTTCAGGTAGAGCGGGTTTCCTCACCAGCAAAGGCCAGGAGGAAGACCTGGAGACTCTGAGGAGAAGGAGACTCCCAATAGCTGGCGCCCTCTGGTGGACGTACGCCTGCAGCCTGGTGTGCAGGTTACTGTTTGAAGGAGGCTTCAT GTATGCCCTGTACGTGGTGTATGACGGGTTCCAGATGCCTCGCTTGGTGCAGTGTGACCAGTGGCCGTGTCCAAACCTGGTGGACTGCTTCATCTCTCGCCCCACCGAGAAAACCATCTTCACCGTCTTCATGGCCACCGCCTCCTCTATCTGCATGGTCCTTAACATGGCGGAACTTGCATATCTTGTTGCCAAGGCTGTCACTAG cactCTCCGTAGTCATCAGAGGAAGAAATGCAAAAAATCCGGCCGAGAGAGGACGCACAATAAGACTACCCACGTGTCACTTGTCTCAACCTGA
- the LOC120816606 gene encoding gap junction beta-2 protein isoform X2: protein MNSAASLFLLSLSFLLIPFLHQTSLLFRRPSPLSSVATASPSEFPSVPLSDLCLKRKSALPPTAVVASVCRPPQVCRFLGMSWPALYSQLVGGNRHSTSLGKIWLSVLFIFRVMVLVVAAESVWGDEQSDFTCNTLQPGCENVCYDQFFPVSHIRLWCLQLVFVSTPTLLVAMHVAYRNHSDKKRLLQGSGRAGFLTSKGQEEDLETLRRRRLPIAGALWWTYACSLVCRYALYVVYDGFQMPRLVQCDQWPCPNLVDCFISRPTEKTIFTVFMATASSICMVLNMAELAYLVAKAVTSTLRSHQRKKCKKSGRERTHNKTTHVSLVST from the exons ATGAATTCTGCCGCttcgctcttcctcctctcactttCATTCCTTCTCATCCCCTTCTTGCATCAGACTTCTCTTTTGTTTCGTCGGCCCTCTCCGCTTTCATCTGTTGCCACTGCCTCCCCTTCTGAATTTCCCTCTGTGCCGCTGTCAGATCTGTGTCTCAAAAGGAAATCCGCTCTTCCGCCGACAGCTGTTGTCGCATCAGTGTGTCGTCCTCCTCAGGTTTGCCGTTTCCTCGGGATGTCTTGGCCGGCTCTGTACTCTCAGTTGGTCGGGGGGAACCGACACTCCACCAGCTTGGGTAAAATCTGGCTCTCGGTGCTCTTCATTTTCCGGGTCATGGTGCTGGTTGTCGCTGCTGAGAGCGTCTGGGGGGACGAACAGTCTGACTTCACTTGCAACACACTACAG CCTGGCTGTGAAAACGTCTGCTACGACCAGTTCTTCCCTGTCTCCCACATCCGTCTATGGTGTCTCCAGCTTGTCTTTGTCTCCACGCCAACACTCCTGGTTGCAATGCATGTGGCCTATCGGAACCACAGTGACAAAAAGAGGCTCCTACAG GGTTCAGGTAGAGCGGGTTTCCTCACCAGCAAAGGCCAGGAGGAAGACCTGGAGACTCTGAGGAGAAGGAGACTCCCAATAGCTGGCGCCCTCTGGTGGACGTACGCCTGCAGCCTGGTGTGCAG GTATGCCCTGTACGTGGTGTATGACGGGTTCCAGATGCCTCGCTTGGTGCAGTGTGACCAGTGGCCGTGTCCAAACCTGGTGGACTGCTTCATCTCTCGCCCCACCGAGAAAACCATCTTCACCGTCTTCATGGCCACCGCCTCCTCTATCTGCATGGTCCTTAACATGGCGGAACTTGCATATCTTGTTGCCAAGGCTGTCACTAG cactCTCCGTAGTCATCAGAGGAAGAAATGCAAAAAATCCGGCCGAGAGAGGACGCACAATAAGACTACCCACGTGTCACTTGTCTCAACCTGA
- the LOC120816606 gene encoding gap junction beta-2 protein isoform X4 encodes MNSAASLFLLSLSFLLIPFLHQTSLLFRRPSPLSSVATASPSEFPSVPLSDLCLKRKSALPPTAVVASVCRPPQVCRFLGMSWPALYSQLVGGNRHSTSLGKIWLSVLFIFRVMVLVVAAESVWGDEQSDFTCNTLQPGCENVCYDQFFPVSHIRLWCLQLVFVSTPTLLVAMHVAYRNHSDKKRLLQGSGRAGFLTSKGQEEDLETLRRRRLPIAGALWWTYACSLVCRLLFEGGFMYALYVVYDGFQMPRLVQCDQWPCPNLVDCFISRPTEKTIFTVFMATASSICMVLNMAELAYLVAKAVTR; translated from the exons ATGAATTCTGCCGCttcgctcttcctcctctcactttCATTCCTTCTCATCCCCTTCTTGCATCAGACTTCTCTTTTGTTTCGTCGGCCCTCTCCGCTTTCATCTGTTGCCACTGCCTCCCCTTCTGAATTTCCCTCTGTGCCGCTGTCAGATCTGTGTCTCAAAAGGAAATCCGCTCTTCCGCCGACAGCTGTTGTCGCATCAGTGTGTCGTCCTCCTCAGGTTTGCCGTTTCCTCGGGATGTCTTGGCCGGCTCTGTACTCTCAGTTGGTCGGGGGGAACCGACACTCCACCAGCTTGGGTAAAATCTGGCTCTCGGTGCTCTTCATTTTCCGGGTCATGGTGCTGGTTGTCGCTGCTGAGAGCGTCTGGGGGGACGAACAGTCTGACTTCACTTGCAACACACTACAG CCTGGCTGTGAAAACGTCTGCTACGACCAGTTCTTCCCTGTCTCCCACATCCGTCTATGGTGTCTCCAGCTTGTCTTTGTCTCCACGCCAACACTCCTGGTTGCAATGCATGTGGCCTATCGGAACCACAGTGACAAAAAGAGGCTCCTACAG GGTTCAGGTAGAGCGGGTTTCCTCACCAGCAAAGGCCAGGAGGAAGACCTGGAGACTCTGAGGAGAAGGAGACTCCCAATAGCTGGCGCCCTCTGGTGGACGTACGCCTGCAGCCTGGTGTGCAGGTTACTGTTTGAAGGAGGCTTCAT GTATGCCCTGTACGTGGTGTATGACGGGTTCCAGATGCCTCGCTTGGTGCAGTGTGACCAGTGGCCGTGTCCAAACCTGGTGGACTGCTTCATCTCTCGCCCCACCGAGAAAACCATCTTCACCGTCTTCATGGCCACCGCCTCCTCTATCTGCATGGTCCTTAACATGGCGGAACTTGCATATCTTGTTGCCAAGGCTGTCACTAGGTAG
- the LOC120816606 gene encoding gap junction beta-2 protein isoform X1, whose product MNSAASLFLLSLSFLLIPFLHQTSLLFRRPSPLSSVATASPSEFPSVPLSDLCLKRKSALPPTAVVASVCRPPQVCRFLGMSWPALYSQLVGGNRHSTSLGKIWLSVLFIFRVMVLVVAAESVWGDEQSDFTCNTLQPGCENVCYDQFFPVSHIRLWCLQLVFVSTPTLLVAMHVAYRNHSDKKRLLQGSGRAGFLTSKGQEEDLETLRRRRLPIAGALWWTYACSLVCRLLFEGGFMYALYVVYDGFQMPRLVQCDQWPCPNLVDCFISRPTEKTIFTVFMATASSICMVLNMAELAYLVAKAVTSTLRSHQRKKCKKSGRERTHNKTTHVSLVST is encoded by the exons ATGAATTCTGCCGCttcgctcttcctcctctcactttCATTCCTTCTCATCCCCTTCTTGCATCAGACTTCTCTTTTGTTTCGTCGGCCCTCTCCGCTTTCATCTGTTGCCACTGCCTCCCCTTCTGAATTTCCCTCTGTGCCGCTGTCAGATCTGTGTCTCAAAAGGAAATCCGCTCTTCCGCCGACAGCTGTTGTCGCATCAGTGTGTCGTCCTCCTCAGGTTTGCCGTTTCCTCGGGATGTCTTGGCCGGCTCTGTACTCTCAGTTGGTCGGGGGGAACCGACACTCCACCAGCTTGGGTAAAATCTGGCTCTCGGTGCTCTTCATTTTCCGGGTCATGGTGCTGGTTGTCGCTGCTGAGAGCGTCTGGGGGGACGAACAGTCTGACTTCACTTGCAACACACTACAG CCTGGCTGTGAAAACGTCTGCTACGACCAGTTCTTCCCTGTCTCCCACATCCGTCTATGGTGTCTCCAGCTTGTCTTTGTCTCCACGCCAACACTCCTGGTTGCAATGCATGTGGCCTATCGGAACCACAGTGACAAAAAGAGGCTCCTACAG GGTTCAGGTAGAGCGGGTTTCCTCACCAGCAAAGGCCAGGAGGAAGACCTGGAGACTCTGAGGAGAAGGAGACTCCCAATAGCTGGCGCCCTCTGGTGGACGTACGCCTGCAGCCTGGTGTGCAGGTTACTGTTTGAAGGAGGCTTCAT GTATGCCCTGTACGTGGTGTATGACGGGTTCCAGATGCCTCGCTTGGTGCAGTGTGACCAGTGGCCGTGTCCAAACCTGGTGGACTGCTTCATCTCTCGCCCCACCGAGAAAACCATCTTCACCGTCTTCATGGCCACCGCCTCCTCTATCTGCATGGTCCTTAACATGGCGGAACTTGCATATCTTGTTGCCAAGGCTGTCACTAG cactCTCCGTAGTCATCAGAGGAAGAAATGCAAAAAATCCGGCCGAGAGAGGACGCACAATAAGACTACCCACGTGTCACTTGTCTCAACCTGA
- the LOC120816606 gene encoding gap junction beta-2 protein isoform X5, giving the protein MNSAASLFLLSLSFLLIPFLHQTSLLFRRPSPLSSVATASPSEFPSVPLSDLCLKRKSALPPTAVVASVCRPPQVCRFLGMSWPALYSQLVGGNRHSTSLGKIWLSVLFIFRVMVLVVAAESVWGDEQSDFTCNTLQPGCENVCYDQFFPVSHIRLWCLQLVFVSTPTLLVAMHVAYRNHSDKKRLLQGSGRAGFLTSKGQEEDLETLRRRRLPIAGALWWTYACSLVCRYALYVVYDGFQMPRLVQCDQWPCPNLVDCFISRPTEKTIFTVFMATASSICMVLNMAELAYLVAKAVTR; this is encoded by the exons ATGAATTCTGCCGCttcgctcttcctcctctcactttCATTCCTTCTCATCCCCTTCTTGCATCAGACTTCTCTTTTGTTTCGTCGGCCCTCTCCGCTTTCATCTGTTGCCACTGCCTCCCCTTCTGAATTTCCCTCTGTGCCGCTGTCAGATCTGTGTCTCAAAAGGAAATCCGCTCTTCCGCCGACAGCTGTTGTCGCATCAGTGTGTCGTCCTCCTCAGGTTTGCCGTTTCCTCGGGATGTCTTGGCCGGCTCTGTACTCTCAGTTGGTCGGGGGGAACCGACACTCCACCAGCTTGGGTAAAATCTGGCTCTCGGTGCTCTTCATTTTCCGGGTCATGGTGCTGGTTGTCGCTGCTGAGAGCGTCTGGGGGGACGAACAGTCTGACTTCACTTGCAACACACTACAG CCTGGCTGTGAAAACGTCTGCTACGACCAGTTCTTCCCTGTCTCCCACATCCGTCTATGGTGTCTCCAGCTTGTCTTTGTCTCCACGCCAACACTCCTGGTTGCAATGCATGTGGCCTATCGGAACCACAGTGACAAAAAGAGGCTCCTACAG GGTTCAGGTAGAGCGGGTTTCCTCACCAGCAAAGGCCAGGAGGAAGACCTGGAGACTCTGAGGAGAAGGAGACTCCCAATAGCTGGCGCCCTCTGGTGGACGTACGCCTGCAGCCTGGTGTGCAG GTATGCCCTGTACGTGGTGTATGACGGGTTCCAGATGCCTCGCTTGGTGCAGTGTGACCAGTGGCCGTGTCCAAACCTGGTGGACTGCTTCATCTCTCGCCCCACCGAGAAAACCATCTTCACCGTCTTCATGGCCACCGCCTCCTCTATCTGCATGGTCCTTAACATGGCGGAACTTGCATATCTTGTTGCCAAGGCTGTCACTAGGTAG
- the LOC120816606 gene encoding gap junction beta-2 protein isoform X7, whose translation MSWPALYSQLVGGNRHSTSLGKIWLSVLFIFRVMVLVVAAESVWGDEQSDFTCNTLQPGCENVCYDQFFPVSHIRLWCLQLVFVSTPTLLVAMHVAYRNHSDKKRLLQGSGRAGFLTSKGQEEDLETLRRRRLPIAGALWWTYACSLVCRLLFEGGFMYALYVVYDGFQMPRLVQCDQWPCPNLVDCFISRPTEKTIFTVFMATASSICMVLNMAELAYLVAKAVTSTLRSHQRKKCKKSGRERTHNKTTHVSLVST comes from the exons ATGTCTTGGCCGGCTCTGTACTCTCAGTTGGTCGGGGGGAACCGACACTCCACCAGCTTGGGTAAAATCTGGCTCTCGGTGCTCTTCATTTTCCGGGTCATGGTGCTGGTTGTCGCTGCTGAGAGCGTCTGGGGGGACGAACAGTCTGACTTCACTTGCAACACACTACAG CCTGGCTGTGAAAACGTCTGCTACGACCAGTTCTTCCCTGTCTCCCACATCCGTCTATGGTGTCTCCAGCTTGTCTTTGTCTCCACGCCAACACTCCTGGTTGCAATGCATGTGGCCTATCGGAACCACAGTGACAAAAAGAGGCTCCTACAG GGTTCAGGTAGAGCGGGTTTCCTCACCAGCAAAGGCCAGGAGGAAGACCTGGAGACTCTGAGGAGAAGGAGACTCCCAATAGCTGGCGCCCTCTGGTGGACGTACGCCTGCAGCCTGGTGTGCAGGTTACTGTTTGAAGGAGGCTTCAT GTATGCCCTGTACGTGGTGTATGACGGGTTCCAGATGCCTCGCTTGGTGCAGTGTGACCAGTGGCCGTGTCCAAACCTGGTGGACTGCTTCATCTCTCGCCCCACCGAGAAAACCATCTTCACCGTCTTCATGGCCACCGCCTCCTCTATCTGCATGGTCCTTAACATGGCGGAACTTGCATATCTTGTTGCCAAGGCTGTCACTAG cactCTCCGTAGTCATCAGAGGAAGAAATGCAAAAAATCCGGCCGAGAGAGGACGCACAATAAGACTACCCACGTGTCACTTGTCTCAACCTGA
- the LOC120816308 gene encoding gap junction alpha-3 protein, producing the protein MADWSFLGRLLENAQEHSTVIGKVWLTVLFIFRILVLGAAAEEVWGDEQSDFTCNTQQPGCENVCYDEAFPISHIRFWVLQIIFVSTPTLIYLGHVLHIVRMEEKRREREEELRKAGRHQEDHDPLYHLGAADGGGKKEKPPIRDEHGKIRIRGALLRTYIFNIIFKTLFEVGFILGQYFLYGFRLRPLYKCGRWPCPNTVDCFISRPTEKTIFIIFMLVVACVSLLLNLLEIYHLGWKKVKQGVSNEFAPGGESPPLIGDEPGDPETIREQTYPRTLDCLPVYATVNVAGVGAEEGGAYSSTEACAPVVPARFKMDAALFHPDDFLLDSLPTSFHAGKGSDGCREQRMETEQNWSNMSLELHNREGKESSSSASYPSPSPPTSASSSPREDTAPPLPHGEQHSTFPTLPRHTPLSPLAPEEAAADEDTSPHTALHDNFTVVIKAEMHPPPTSATRDVPKPSRSGKSGGVRARPDDLAV; encoded by the exons ATGGCTGACTGGAGCTTTCTTGGGCGGCTGCTGGAGAACGCTCAGGAACACTCCACTGTGATTGGAAAG GTGTGGCTGACCGTTCTCTTCATCTTCCGCATCTTGGTGCTTGGCGCAGCGGCCGAAGAGGTTTGGGGCGACGAGCAGTCCGACTTCACCTGTAACACCCAGCAACCCGGTTGCGAGAACGTCTGCTACGACGAGGCCTTCCCCATCTCCCACATCCGCTTTTGGGTGCTGCAGATCATCTTTGTCTCCACGCCGACCCTCATCTACCTGGGCCATGTGCTGCACATCGTCCGCATGGAGGAGAagcggagggagagggaggaggagctccgGAAGGCCGGGCGGCACCAGGAGGACCACGATCCGCTCTATCACCTCGGAGCCGCTGatgggggaggaaagaaagagaagccGCCAATCCGCGATGAGCACGGGAAGATCCGCATTCGCGGGGCACTGCTGAGGACCTACATCTTCAACATCATCTTCAAGACTCTGTTTGAGGTTGGCTTCATCCTGGGACAGTACTTCCTGTACGGCTTCCGCCTGAGGCCGCTCTACAAGTGTGGCCGCTGGCCCTGCCCCAACACCGTGGACTGCTTCATCTCCAG GCCCACTGAAAAGAcaatcttcatcatcttcatgctGGTGGTGGCctgtgtctctctgctcctcaaCCTGCTGGAGATCTACCACCTGGGCTGGAAGAAGGTCAAGCAGGGGGTCTCCAACGAGTTCGCCCCCGGCGGGGAGTCTCCGCCGCTGATCGGGGACGAGCCCGGGGACCCGGAGACGATCCGCGAGCAGACGTACCCGCGGACGCTCGACTGTTTGCCGGTGTACGCCACCGTGAACGTGGCAGGGGTCGGGGCTGAAGAGGGAGGAGCCTACAGTTCGACCGAAGCCTGCGCACCAGTGGTGCCCGCCAGATTCAAGATGGACGCCGCGTTGTTCCACCCAGACGACTTCCTGTTGGACTCGCTGCCTACGTCTTTTCACGCCGGGAAAGGGAGTGACGGGTGCCGCGAGCAGCGGATGGAGACGGAGCAGAACTGGAGCAACATGTCGCTGGAGCTCCACAATCGGGAAGGGAAggaatcctcctcctccgcctcctacccgtctccctctcctcccacatccgcctcttcctctccccgaGAGGATACCGCCCCGCCACTTCCACACGGGGAGCAACACTCCACGTTTCCTACACTTCCGCGTcacacccccctgtctcccctcGCACCTGAAGAGGCGGCGGCGGACGAGGACACGTCCCCTCATACGGCCCTCCACGACAACTTCACCGTGGTTATCAAGGCGGAGATGCATCCGCCTCCCACTTCTGCCACGAGAGACGTCCCAAAGCCCAGTCGGTCCGGCAAGAGCGGCGGTGTCCGAGCTCGCCCCGACGACCTGGCAGTgtag